The proteins below come from a single Anguilla rostrata isolate EN2019 chromosome 3, ASM1855537v3, whole genome shotgun sequence genomic window:
- the LOC135250078 gene encoding protocadherin alpha-C2-like isoform X2 yields the protein MLLSFAIKRYVALLIVFLGVWKATFSVTHYSIPEEMEEGSVVANLATDLAINIRSLPEREIRLDIIDNKKYLEVNKDTGELYIGEQIDRESLCITKTSCFLKLDVIIQNPLRIFHIELEITDINDNAPHFRRDRIQLDISESATPGERFSITNAVDPDVGSNSVKTYSLSESDHFKIEIQTGRDGSKFADLILKKPLDREKQAVHNLILSAIDGGVPARSGTTSITVQVMDTNDNTPQFDQDLYTVNITENSPIGSLIIKLNATDIDEGPNAEIVYTFTRYTSEMAQDVFYLNPDNGEIRVKGEIDYEETKVFEIHVEAKDRGHIQLSTNSKLIIFVTDMNDNYPTITIKSFQASIKESVALGTVIALISVSDRDSGENGRIEITINEQLPFSLQKSSESHYDLVVMEPLDRERVPEYDITLTVRDRGSPPLSDNKTITLELLDVNDNAPRFAKSFYTIPVLENNSPGLLLSSVTAFDPDFRENQYLVYFIIEKEIANTSMSMLFSINPENGDLYALKTFDYEREKEFLFHIEARDSGVPPLSSNVTVHIVILDQNDNTPLIVSPWRAHGSVVEEVIPRSTDKGHLIAKVIAIDSDSVQNSRVTYQFLQVPDATLFSLDQYNGEIRTMRMFSHRDPHHQRLVVIAKDNGDPARSATVTITLSTVEHVVKAFSETSEIPLEYDTFSYLNLYLLIGLGSVSFLLLMTILITIPFWCPTRRSGTDCF from the exons ATGCTTCTTTCCTTCGCAATCAAAAGGTATGTTGCGCTTCTCATCGTTTTTCTAGGCGTATGGAAGGCGACATTCTCGGTCACTCATTATTCTATTCCCGAAGAAATGGAGGAGGGATCTGTTGTCGCAAATTTAGCCACAGACCTGGCTATAAACATCCGTTCTTTGCCTGAACGCGAAATAAGACTTGATATAATCGACAACAAAAAATACCTCGAGGTCAACAAAGATACGGGCGAGCTGTACATTGGAGAGCAGATAGACCGAGAGTCCTTGTGCATAACTAAGACTTCCTGCTTTCTGAAACTGGATGTGATTATACAGAATCCACTACGTATATTTCACATCGAATTGGAAATAACGGATATCAACGACAACGCTCCACATTTTAGACGCGACCGGATACAACTGGACATTTCAGAGTCGGCTACTCCAGGAGAGAGGTTTTCTATTACGAATGCTGTGGATCCTGATGTTGGTTCGAATTCCGTTAAAACATACTCTCTTAGTGAGAGCGATCATTTTAAAATCGAAATTCAGACGGGAAGAGACGGTTCTAAATTTGCAGATCTAATTTTGAAAAAGCCTTTAGACCGAGAGAAGCAGGCTGTACATAATCTGATACTCTCCGCAATAGATGGCGGAGTTCCCGCTCGTTCTGGCACCACCAGCATTACAGTTCAAGTTATGGATACGAATGACAACACCCCCCAGTTTGATCAAGATCTTTATACCGTGAACATAACGGAAAATTCCCCTATAGGGAGTCTAATCATAAAATTGAATGCTACAGACATAGATGAGGGTCCAAATGCAGAAATTGTATATACGTTTACTCGATACACCTCCGAGATGGCGCAAGacgttttttatttaaatcctgATAATGGTGAGATAAGAGTTAAAGGGGAAATAGATTATGAAGAAACAAAAGTATTCGAAATTCATGTGGAAGCCAAAGATAGAGGCCACATCCAGTTGTCAACGAActctaaattaattatttttgttactgACATGAATGACAATTACCCCACAATTACCATCAAATCGTTTCAGGCTTCTATCAAAGAAAGTGTTGCCTTAGGTACTGTAATTGCTCTAATAAGTGTAAGTGACCGGGACTCTGGCGAGAACGGTCGAATCGAAATTACAATCAACGAACAGTTGCCATTTTCTCTACAGAAGTCGTCAGAAAGTCATTACGATTTGGTTGTCATGGAACCCTTAGATCGTGAGAGAGTCCCAGAGTATGACATCACTTTAACCGTCAGAGACAGGGGATCCCCACCTTTGTCTGATAACAAAACAATCACTTTGGAACTCTTGGACGTTAATGACAACGCGCCCCGGTTTGCAAAATCCTTCTATACCATCCCAGTATTGGAAAACAACTCACCTGGATTACTTCTGAGTTCGGTTACTGCGTTTGACCCAGACTTCCGTGAAAACCAGTATCTAGTTTATTTCATAATTGAAAAGGAAATCGCGAACACATCAATGTCCATGCTCTTTTCCATTAACCCAGAGAATGGAGATCTTTACGCACTAAAAACGTTTGACtacgagagagaaaaagagttcCTTTTCCACATTGAAGCCAGAGATTCGGGTGTCCCTCCACTCAGCAGTAATGTCACTGTGCACATCGTTATTCTCGATCAGAATGACAACACCCCACTCATAGTGTCTCCATGGCGGGCGCACGGCTCTGTGGTTGAGGAAGTGATCCCAAGATCCACAGACAAAGGGCACTTGATAGCCAAAGTTATCGCCATTGATTCTGACTCTGTGCAGAACTCCCGGGTCACATACCAGTTTCTACAGGTTCCAGACGCGACTTTATTCAGCCTGGACCAGTACAATGGAGAAATCCGGACAATGAGAATGTTCAGTCACAGAGATCCCCATCATCAACGACTGGTCGTCATTGCCAAGGACAATGGAGATCCGGCACGTTCTGCTACAGTTACCATTACATTATCAACGGTGGAGCACGTCGTTAAGGCCTTTTCTGAAACTTCCGAAATTCCTTTGGAATATGATACCTTTTCATACTTAAATCTGTACTTGTTGATTGGTTTGGGATCTGTGTCATTTCTGTTATTGATGACCATATTGATAACC ATTCCATTCTGGTGTCCAACGAGGCGTTCTGGTACAGATTGTTTTTAG
- the LOC135250078 gene encoding protocadherin alpha-C2-like isoform X1 — protein MLLSFAIKRYVALLIVFLGVWKATFSVTHYSIPEEMEEGSVVANLATDLAINIRSLPEREIRLDIIDNKKYLEVNKDTGELYIGEQIDRESLCITKTSCFLKLDVIIQNPLRIFHIELEITDINDNAPHFRRDRIQLDISESATPGERFSITNAVDPDVGSNSVKTYSLSESDHFKIEIQTGRDGSKFADLILKKPLDREKQAVHNLILSAIDGGVPARSGTTSITVQVMDTNDNTPQFDQDLYTVNITENSPIGSLIIKLNATDIDEGPNAEIVYTFTRYTSEMAQDVFYLNPDNGEIRVKGEIDYEETKVFEIHVEAKDRGHIQLSTNSKLIIFVTDMNDNYPTITIKSFQASIKESVALGTVIALISVSDRDSGENGRIEITINEQLPFSLQKSSESHYDLVVMEPLDRERVPEYDITLTVRDRGSPPLSDNKTITLELLDVNDNAPRFAKSFYTIPVLENNSPGLLLSSVTAFDPDFRENQYLVYFIIEKEIANTSMSMLFSINPENGDLYALKTFDYEREKEFLFHIEARDSGVPPLSSNVTVHIVILDQNDNTPLIVSPWRAHGSVVEEVIPRSTDKGHLIAKVIAIDSDSVQNSRVTYQFLQVPDATLFSLDQYNGEIRTMRMFSHRDPHHQRLVVIAKDNGDPARSATVTITLSTVEHVVKAFSETSEIPLEYDTFSYLNLYLLIGLGSVSFLLLMTILITVVLKCQKPKPTKPKPDPSLPKQRS, from the coding sequence ATGCTTCTTTCCTTCGCAATCAAAAGGTATGTTGCGCTTCTCATCGTTTTTCTAGGCGTATGGAAGGCGACATTCTCGGTCACTCATTATTCTATTCCCGAAGAAATGGAGGAGGGATCTGTTGTCGCAAATTTAGCCACAGACCTGGCTATAAACATCCGTTCTTTGCCTGAACGCGAAATAAGACTTGATATAATCGACAACAAAAAATACCTCGAGGTCAACAAAGATACGGGCGAGCTGTACATTGGAGAGCAGATAGACCGAGAGTCCTTGTGCATAACTAAGACTTCCTGCTTTCTGAAACTGGATGTGATTATACAGAATCCACTACGTATATTTCACATCGAATTGGAAATAACGGATATCAACGACAACGCTCCACATTTTAGACGCGACCGGATACAACTGGACATTTCAGAGTCGGCTACTCCAGGAGAGAGGTTTTCTATTACGAATGCTGTGGATCCTGATGTTGGTTCGAATTCCGTTAAAACATACTCTCTTAGTGAGAGCGATCATTTTAAAATCGAAATTCAGACGGGAAGAGACGGTTCTAAATTTGCAGATCTAATTTTGAAAAAGCCTTTAGACCGAGAGAAGCAGGCTGTACATAATCTGATACTCTCCGCAATAGATGGCGGAGTTCCCGCTCGTTCTGGCACCACCAGCATTACAGTTCAAGTTATGGATACGAATGACAACACCCCCCAGTTTGATCAAGATCTTTATACCGTGAACATAACGGAAAATTCCCCTATAGGGAGTCTAATCATAAAATTGAATGCTACAGACATAGATGAGGGTCCAAATGCAGAAATTGTATATACGTTTACTCGATACACCTCCGAGATGGCGCAAGacgttttttatttaaatcctgATAATGGTGAGATAAGAGTTAAAGGGGAAATAGATTATGAAGAAACAAAAGTATTCGAAATTCATGTGGAAGCCAAAGATAGAGGCCACATCCAGTTGTCAACGAActctaaattaattatttttgttactgACATGAATGACAATTACCCCACAATTACCATCAAATCGTTTCAGGCTTCTATCAAAGAAAGTGTTGCCTTAGGTACTGTAATTGCTCTAATAAGTGTAAGTGACCGGGACTCTGGCGAGAACGGTCGAATCGAAATTACAATCAACGAACAGTTGCCATTTTCTCTACAGAAGTCGTCAGAAAGTCATTACGATTTGGTTGTCATGGAACCCTTAGATCGTGAGAGAGTCCCAGAGTATGACATCACTTTAACCGTCAGAGACAGGGGATCCCCACCTTTGTCTGATAACAAAACAATCACTTTGGAACTCTTGGACGTTAATGACAACGCGCCCCGGTTTGCAAAATCCTTCTATACCATCCCAGTATTGGAAAACAACTCACCTGGATTACTTCTGAGTTCGGTTACTGCGTTTGACCCAGACTTCCGTGAAAACCAGTATCTAGTTTATTTCATAATTGAAAAGGAAATCGCGAACACATCAATGTCCATGCTCTTTTCCATTAACCCAGAGAATGGAGATCTTTACGCACTAAAAACGTTTGACtacgagagagaaaaagagttcCTTTTCCACATTGAAGCCAGAGATTCGGGTGTCCCTCCACTCAGCAGTAATGTCACTGTGCACATCGTTATTCTCGATCAGAATGACAACACCCCACTCATAGTGTCTCCATGGCGGGCGCACGGCTCTGTGGTTGAGGAAGTGATCCCAAGATCCACAGACAAAGGGCACTTGATAGCCAAAGTTATCGCCATTGATTCTGACTCTGTGCAGAACTCCCGGGTCACATACCAGTTTCTACAGGTTCCAGACGCGACTTTATTCAGCCTGGACCAGTACAATGGAGAAATCCGGACAATGAGAATGTTCAGTCACAGAGATCCCCATCATCAACGACTGGTCGTCATTGCCAAGGACAATGGAGATCCGGCACGTTCTGCTACAGTTACCATTACATTATCAACGGTGGAGCACGTCGTTAAGGCCTTTTCTGAAACTTCCGAAATTCCTTTGGAATATGATACCTTTTCATACTTAAATCTGTACTTGTTGATTGGTTTGGGATCTGTGTCATTTCTGTTATTGATGACCATATTGATAACCGTCGTGCTGAAGTGTCAGAAGCCTAAACCCACCAAGCCTAAACCCGACCCCTCCCTGCCGAAACAGCGTAGTTAG